The proteins below come from a single Lates calcarifer isolate ASB-BC8 unplaced genomic scaffold, TLL_Latcal_v3 _unitig_2226_quiver_726, whole genome shotgun sequence genomic window:
- the heatr4 gene encoding HEAT repeat-containing protein 4 isoform X1, giving the protein MDPHGAVSGSASIHSQRSQLLYQRFLSDAAAGLTFSPDTESGTDRVSYSQADFRHLFRPTGVLRPVAKRPVERRHYRASPRLKHQLAPGSRLLPLLPESPESVDHSDPQRTGLLQDSCRRTRGTEVQPVHKGAHKTQIIFKDSNYTRNLQRRSHPDLKNRTTHTPKKSLNRDLNDLQDQDQTGRRQSDSAGSDPDGWVAAQSEVLDGDHSRGVIQRLLAQLFHDDQPEDLDQPPDVQSVVSQLVYLSNQTPLVRSLLAEQLNSAESRTRLLACTTLSRLKGPVNKDVVQKLIHLMWNDHSDPVRLAAAETLMKLGKVQDVHNQIRLKLEDVRGLQGRTAALNLLSSLKLTTATLLESVVSCFRDEFSAVRKQACETAASLLLKEETVVSRLLERVENDPVRQVRRSALTAVGALGLSSADVQETLQCCVETEDDAELRLAACRLLQSVDMPADKLLDFLLQRVNTESDRQVRRTMQEMLRLCDRRRQEDGCDDRFVSLQVKRLCGCRDVTDKLLLLEKLDDGKHQGRRLHPGTLSRLLSLQSRTDEDRISPDH; this is encoded by the exons ATGGATCCACATGGAGCCGTCTCCGGTTCAGCCTCCATCCACTCTCAGAGATCACAGCTTCTTTATCAGAGGTTTCTGAGCGATGCCGCTGCCGGTCTCACCTTCTCCCCCGACACAGAGTCTGGTACTGACAGAGTCTCATACAGCCAGGCCGACTTCAGACACTTATTCAGGCCCACTGGAGTCCTGAGACCAGTTGCCAAGAGGCCTGTAGAGAGGAGGCATTATAGAGCATCTCCGAGGCTGAAACACCAGCTGGCTCCAGGATCCAGATTGTTACCACTGTTACCAGAGTCACCAGAGTCTGTGGATCATTCAGACCCCCagaggacaggactgctgcagGACTCCTGCAGGAGAACCAGGGGGACAGAGGTCCAACCAGTCCACAAGGGGGCTCATAAAACCCAGATCATCTTTAAAGACTCAAACTACACCAGAAACCTGCAGAGGCGGTCCCACCCAGACCTGAAGAACAGGACCACACACACCCCCAAGA AAAGCCTGAACAGAGACCTGAATGACCTCCAAGACCAGGACCAGACCGGGCGACGACAGTCAG ATTCTGCAGGTTCAGATCCTGATGGCTGGGTAGCTGCACAGTCTGAAGTCCTGGATGGAGACCACAGCAGGGGGGTCATCCAGAGACTGTTAGCACAACTATTCCATGACGACCAACCAGAGGACCTGGACCAACCTCCTGATGTCCAGTCGGTGGTTTCACAGCTCGTCTACCTCAGCAACCAGACG CCTCTTGTGCGCTCCCTGCTGGCGGAGCAGCTGAACAGCGCTGAATCCAGGACCAGACTGTTGGCCTGCACCACTTTGTCCAGACTCAAAGGGCCCGTTAATAAG GATGTCGTTCAGAAGCTGATCCACCTGATGTGGAACGACCACAGTGATCCGGTTCGACTCGCTGCTGCAGAGACGCTGATGAAGCTGGGAAAAGTGCAGGACGTTCACAACCAGATAAG GCTGAAGCTGGAGGATGTTCGGGGGCTGCAGGGCAGGACGGCTGCTCTGAACCTCCTCAGCAGCCTGAAGTTAACGACGGCGACGCTGCTGGAGTCTGTTGTCTCCTGCTTCAGAGATGAATTCAGCGCTGTGAGGAAACAGGCCTGTGAGACGgctgcatctctgctgctgaaggagGAGACA GTTGTGAGTCGTCTGCTGGAGCGGGTGGAGAACGACCCGGTGCGGCAGGTTCGACGTTCTGCCCTCACAG ctgTGGGTGCGTTGGGTTTGTCATCAGCAGACGTGCAGGAGACGCTGCAGTGCTGCGTGGAGACCGAGGATGATGCAGAGCTGCGTCTGGCCGCCTGTCGCCTGCTGCAGAGCGTCGACATGCCCGCGGACAAACTGCTGGACTTCCTGCTGCAGCGGGTCAACACTGAATCTGACCGGCAGGTCCGCAG GACAATGCAGGAAATGCTGCGTCTGTGTGACCGGCGGCGGCAGGAGGACGGCTGCGACGATCGCTTCGTCAGTCTGCAG GTGAAGCGTCTGTGTGGCTGCAGAGACGTCacagacaaactgctgctgctggagaagcTGGACGATGGGAAACATCAGGGACGCCGCCTTCACCCGGGGACTCTGTCCAGACTGCTGAGTCTGCAGAGCAGGACTGATGAGGACCGGATCAGTCCGGATCACTGA
- the heatr4 gene encoding uncharacterized protein heatr4 isoform X2, translating to MDPHGAVSGSASIHSQRSQLLYQRFLSDAAAGLTFSPDTESGTDRVSYSQADFRHLFRPTGVLRPVAKRPVERRHYRASPRLKHQLAPGSRLLPLLPESPESVDHSDPQRTGLLQDSCRRTRGTEVQPVHKGAHKTQIIFKDSNYTRNLQRRSHPDLKNRTTHTPKKSLNRDLNDLQDQDQTGRRQSDSAGSDPDGWVAAQSEVLDGDHSRGVIQRLLAQLFHDDQPEDLDQPPDVQSVVSQLVYLSNQTPLVRSLLAEQLNSAESRTRLLACTTLSRLKGPVNKDVVQKLIHLMWNDHSDPVRLAAAETLMKLGKVQDVHNQIRLKLEDVRGLQGRTAALNLLSSLKLTTATLLESVVSCFRDEFSAVRKQACETAASLLLKEETLWVRWVCHQQTCRRRCSAAWRPRMMQSCVWPPVACCRASTCPRTNCWTSCCSGSTLNLTGRSAGQCRKCCVCVTGGGRRTAATIASSVCR from the exons ATGGATCCACATGGAGCCGTCTCCGGTTCAGCCTCCATCCACTCTCAGAGATCACAGCTTCTTTATCAGAGGTTTCTGAGCGATGCCGCTGCCGGTCTCACCTTCTCCCCCGACACAGAGTCTGGTACTGACAGAGTCTCATACAGCCAGGCCGACTTCAGACACTTATTCAGGCCCACTGGAGTCCTGAGACCAGTTGCCAAGAGGCCTGTAGAGAGGAGGCATTATAGAGCATCTCCGAGGCTGAAACACCAGCTGGCTCCAGGATCCAGATTGTTACCACTGTTACCAGAGTCACCAGAGTCTGTGGATCATTCAGACCCCCagaggacaggactgctgcagGACTCCTGCAGGAGAACCAGGGGGACAGAGGTCCAACCAGTCCACAAGGGGGCTCATAAAACCCAGATCATCTTTAAAGACTCAAACTACACCAGAAACCTGCAGAGGCGGTCCCACCCAGACCTGAAGAACAGGACCACACACACCCCCAAGA AAAGCCTGAACAGAGACCTGAATGACCTCCAAGACCAGGACCAGACCGGGCGACGACAGTCAG ATTCTGCAGGTTCAGATCCTGATGGCTGGGTAGCTGCACAGTCTGAAGTCCTGGATGGAGACCACAGCAGGGGGGTCATCCAGAGACTGTTAGCACAACTATTCCATGACGACCAACCAGAGGACCTGGACCAACCTCCTGATGTCCAGTCGGTGGTTTCACAGCTCGTCTACCTCAGCAACCAGACG CCTCTTGTGCGCTCCCTGCTGGCGGAGCAGCTGAACAGCGCTGAATCCAGGACCAGACTGTTGGCCTGCACCACTTTGTCCAGACTCAAAGGGCCCGTTAATAAG GATGTCGTTCAGAAGCTGATCCACCTGATGTGGAACGACCACAGTGATCCGGTTCGACTCGCTGCTGCAGAGACGCTGATGAAGCTGGGAAAAGTGCAGGACGTTCACAACCAGATAAG GCTGAAGCTGGAGGATGTTCGGGGGCTGCAGGGCAGGACGGCTGCTCTGAACCTCCTCAGCAGCCTGAAGTTAACGACGGCGACGCTGCTGGAGTCTGTTGTCTCCTGCTTCAGAGATGAATTCAGCGCTGTGAGGAAACAGGCCTGTGAGACGgctgcatctctgctgctgaaggagGAGACA ctgTGGGTGCGTTGGGTTTGTCATCAGCAGACGTGCAGGAGACGCTGCAGTGCTGCGTGGAGACCGAGGATGATGCAGAGCTGCGTCTGGCCGCCTGTCGCCTGCTGCAGAGCGTCGACATGCCCGCGGACAAACTGCTGGACTTCCTGCTGCAGCGGGTCAACACTGAATCTGACCGGCAGGTCCGCAG GACAATGCAGGAAATGCTGCGTCTGTGTGACCGGCGGCGGCAGGAGGACGGCTGCGACGATCGCTTCGTCAGTCTGCAG GTGA